The following are encoded together in the Chanodichthys erythropterus isolate Z2021 chromosome 16, ASM2448905v1, whole genome shotgun sequence genome:
- the mffb gene encoding mitochondrial fission factor homolog A — protein sequence MSEADFFPSADMAEINRIHYELEYTEGISQQMRIPERLKIASSSSEEPPGLPLDASHSTMMHVPERIVIAGDGNDARFGRPRDLDLIQSTPLETVELKTPPRVLTLNDQTLDFLEPEPEPEPAGNSTAQPRDEMRSHFRSRRERCRSENSTMRRNGQINKQDFASPSPSRAPVRACPPLISPEDSSQNLNSATGVLSYIKSTTRRAYQQVLEVLDDSHRSRTALVTFDPSLENTADDAVLTDAASLRRQIIKLNRRLQLLEHENKERAKREMVMYSLTVAFWLVNSWVWLRR from the exons ATGAGCGAGGCTGACTTCTTTCCCTCTGCTGATATGGCAGAGATAAACCGCATCCATTATGAGCTAGAATATACAGAGGGCATCAGTCAACAGATGCGGATCCCAGAGAGGCTCAAGATTGCCTCCAGCTCATCAGAGGAACCGCCTGGTCTCCCTCTGGATGCATCCCACAGTACTATGATGCATGTGCCAGAAAGGATTGTAATTGCAG GAGATGGCAATGATGCTCGCTTCGGGAGACCCAGAGATCTGGATTTGATACAGTCCACGCCTCTAGAGACGGTTGAACTGAAGACCCCACCACGGGTTCTTACCCTCAATGATCAAACTTTGGACTTCCTTGAGCCAGAGCCAGAGCCAGAGCCAGCAGGCAATTCCACTGCTCAGCCAAGAGACGAG ATGCGATCTCACTTTAGGTCAAGAAGGGAGCGCTGTAGGAGTGAGAACTCAACAATGCGTCGCAATGGACAGATAAACAAACAGGATTT TGCAAGCCCATCTCCATCCCGTGCTCCTGTCCGCGCCTGTCCCCCTCTCATCAGCCCTGAGGACAGTAGTCAGAACTTAAACAGTGCCACTGGTGTCCTCTCCTACATCAAGAGCACGACTCGCAGGGCTTACCAACAGGTCCTCGAGGTGCTTGACGACAGCCACCGCAG TCGGACAGCTCTTGTGACTTTTGATCCTAGTTTGGAGAACACTGCCGATGATGCTGTCTTAACGGACGCTGCATCACTGCGACGACAG ATCATCAAGCTGAATCGAAGACTGCAGCTACTGGAGCACGAGAATAAAGAACGCGCCAAGCGGGAAATGGTCATGTACTCCCTCACTGTTGCATTCTGGCTGGTCAACTCCTGGGTCTGGCTCCGCCGCTAG